In Triticum aestivum cultivar Chinese Spring chromosome 5B, IWGSC CS RefSeq v2.1, whole genome shotgun sequence, the following proteins share a genomic window:
- the LOC123113167 gene encoding probable E3 ubiquitin-protein ligase BAH1-like 1 isoform X1, with amino-acid sequence MPMRLLLYQPSTIIISFRGAIKNRFLRASDFCAPESGFSVGKMKFGSIYEEYLRAEQDKYLAKCSHVEYKRLKKVLKRCRLDRSLQADGTNGDQQEDRSDDSSDACDCNSCTLCDQMFFTELTKEASDIAGYFSSRVQHLLNLHVPSGLQRYIWRVRQCFIDDQQIMVQEGRLLVNYVTMNAIAIRKILKKYDKVHGSVSGRDFKSKMQTEHTELLQSPWLIELGAFHLNCDSSDIDEPAGFFKNFSCDLTGTQPVMTLAISETIKYDYSLTCPICLDTLFNPYALSCGHLFCKGCACGAASVYIFQGVRSAPPEAKCPVCREVGVFAHAVHMNELDLLIKTRCKDYWRCRLREERTEMVKQSKEYWESQAMLSMGI; translated from the exons ATGCCCATGCGTTTACTTCTCTACCAACCAAGTACTATCATTATTTCTTTTCGAGGAGCAATCAAGAATCGTTTCTTGAGGGCTTCGGATTTCTGCGCCCCCGAATCCG GCTTTTCGGTGGGAAAGATGAAGTTTGGTTCAATATATGAGGAGTACCTCAGGGCAGAGCAGGACAAATATCTTGCAAAATGCTCCCATGTAGAGTACAAACGTCTCAAGAAGGTATTGAAGCGATGCCGACTTGATCGCTCATTGCAAGCAGATGGCACCAACGGTGACCAGCAGGAGGACAGGAGCGACGATTCTTCAGATGCTTGCGACTGCAATTCTTGCACAT TGTGTGATCAGATGTTCTTTACAGAACTCACCAAGGAGGCTTCAGATATAGCTGGCTATTTCAGCTCTAGAGTACAGCATCTTCTAAACCTTCATGTTCCTTCTGGATTGCAACGGTATATATGGCGCGTACGCCAATGCTTCATAGATGATCAACAAATCATGGTTCAAGAAGGCAGGCTGCTAGTCAATTATGTGACCATGAATGCTATTGCTATTCGCAAAATTCTCAAGAAATACGACAAA GTGCATGGCTCTGTTAGCGGTAGAGATTTCAAGAGCAAGATGCAAACCGAGCACACTGAACTGTTGCAGTCACCTTGGCTGATCGAGCTGGGTGCTTTCCATCTGAACTGTGATAGTTCAGATATTGATGAACCAGCAGGGTTCTTCAAGAATTTTTCCTGTGACTTGACAGGAACACAGCCAGTAATGACATTGGCCATTTCTGAAACTATCAAGTATGACTACAGTCTAACTTGTCCAATTTGCTTG GACACCTTGTTCAATCCATATGCGCTTAGCTGCGGTCACCTCTTCTGCAAAGGCTGTGCATGTGGTGCTGCGTCTGTGTACATCTTCCAGGGCGTTAGGAGCGCGCCTCCAGAGGCCAAGTGTCCTGTATGCCGAGAG GTTGGTGTGTTTGCCCATGCCGTGCATATGAACGAGCTCGACTTGCTCATCAAAACAAG GTGCAAAGATTACTGGAGATGCAGGCTGCGCGAGGAGCGGACGGAGATGGTGAAGCAATCCAAAGAATACTGGGAGTCCCAGGCCATGCTGTCGATGGGCATCTGA
- the LOC123113167 gene encoding probable E3 ubiquitin-protein ligase BAH1-like 1 isoform X2, which translates to MKFGSIYEEYLRAEQDKYLAKCSHVEYKRLKKVLKRCRLDRSLQADGTNGDQQEDRSDDSSDACDCNSCTLCDQMFFTELTKEASDIAGYFSSRVQHLLNLHVPSGLQRYIWRVRQCFIDDQQIMVQEGRLLVNYVTMNAIAIRKILKKYDKVHGSVSGRDFKSKMQTEHTELLQSPWLIELGAFHLNCDSSDIDEPAGFFKNFSCDLTGTQPVMTLAISETIKYDYSLTCPICLDTLFNPYALSCGHLFCKGCACGAASVYIFQGVRSAPPEAKCPVCREVGVFAHAVHMNELDLLIKTRCKDYWRCRLREERTEMVKQSKEYWESQAMLSMGI; encoded by the exons ATGAAGTTTGGTTCAATATATGAGGAGTACCTCAGGGCAGAGCAGGACAAATATCTTGCAAAATGCTCCCATGTAGAGTACAAACGTCTCAAGAAGGTATTGAAGCGATGCCGACTTGATCGCTCATTGCAAGCAGATGGCACCAACGGTGACCAGCAGGAGGACAGGAGCGACGATTCTTCAGATGCTTGCGACTGCAATTCTTGCACAT TGTGTGATCAGATGTTCTTTACAGAACTCACCAAGGAGGCTTCAGATATAGCTGGCTATTTCAGCTCTAGAGTACAGCATCTTCTAAACCTTCATGTTCCTTCTGGATTGCAACGGTATATATGGCGCGTACGCCAATGCTTCATAGATGATCAACAAATCATGGTTCAAGAAGGCAGGCTGCTAGTCAATTATGTGACCATGAATGCTATTGCTATTCGCAAAATTCTCAAGAAATACGACAAA GTGCATGGCTCTGTTAGCGGTAGAGATTTCAAGAGCAAGATGCAAACCGAGCACACTGAACTGTTGCAGTCACCTTGGCTGATCGAGCTGGGTGCTTTCCATCTGAACTGTGATAGTTCAGATATTGATGAACCAGCAGGGTTCTTCAAGAATTTTTCCTGTGACTTGACAGGAACACAGCCAGTAATGACATTGGCCATTTCTGAAACTATCAAGTATGACTACAGTCTAACTTGTCCAATTTGCTTG GACACCTTGTTCAATCCATATGCGCTTAGCTGCGGTCACCTCTTCTGCAAAGGCTGTGCATGTGGTGCTGCGTCTGTGTACATCTTCCAGGGCGTTAGGAGCGCGCCTCCAGAGGCCAAGTGTCCTGTATGCCGAGAG GTTGGTGTGTTTGCCCATGCCGTGCATATGAACGAGCTCGACTTGCTCATCAAAACAAG GTGCAAAGATTACTGGAGATGCAGGCTGCGCGAGGAGCGGACGGAGATGGTGAAGCAATCCAAAGAATACTGGGAGTCCCAGGCCATGCTGTCGATGGGCATCTGA
- the LOC123113168 gene encoding myosin-binding protein 7: MEDDDHDPDSPPRPCCSSPSAAVRWRRSVKRKLGEETRGGGGGGDGEGEEGAGARVEAEEETAALREALAAAQATAAALRGEVEEERLAAASAASEAMAMMLRLQREKAEVQMELRQFRRFADEKMALDAAEIDHLRGLVARRARHLARARSRLHAYQQTCLRLGIPLPDADDEAEAEGRGRGDGGDGFLEGDGDGEGEDGDYYPELRCYNGEYYYDDGLEGSEEDAVGADLERRICLLEHGQDGDVLGQPSLEEEEDEGAHLYADEALLEPAGQETSGFSADEVLHEETVEERSHPCDDDELPESPIAGYGVEEGGSDDDGSGSGSDRVYMIDKVHQGAAAPTARVLDKYEAEALEPDIKTLYMRLEALEADRESMRQALLGMRTEKAQLMLLREIAQQLAKDAAPVGTGVGFVPAVRHLPRKQAVGVADTTVREDKKTAPAGTFSKPLLFKWAIALFCSRKKKPSQSRYTFGLSSNNVGLLILLDKCPRIQKTLMRRK; encoded by the exons atggaggacgacgaccacgaccCCGACTCGCCCCCCCGCCCGTGCTgctcctcgccgtccgccgcgGTCCGGTGGCGGCGCTCCGTGAAGCGGAAGCTGGGCGAGgagacgaggggcgggggcgggggcggggacggggagggggaggagggggcgggggcgcgggtggaggcggaggaggagacCGCGGCGCTGCGGGAGGCGCTGGCGGCGGCGCAGGCCACCGCGGCGGCGCTGCggggcgaggtggaggaggagcgcctcgccgCGGCCAGCGCCGCCAGCGAGGCCATGGCCATGATGCTGCGCCTGCAGCGGGAGAAGGCCGAGGTGCAGATGGAGCTGCGCCAATTCCGCCGCTTCGCCGACGAGAAGATGGCGCTCGACGCCGCCGAAATCGACCACCTCCGCGGCCTCGTcgcccgccgcgcgcgccacctcgcGCGCGCCCGCTCCAGGCTCCACGCCTACCAGCAGACCTGCCTCCGCCTCGGCATCCCGCTCCCCGACGCCGACGACGAGGCTGAGGCCGAGGGGCGGGGCCGTGGGGACGGCGGCGACGGCTTCCTCgagggcgacggcgatggcgagggCGAGGACGGCGACTACTACCCCGAGCTCCGCTGCTACAACGGGGAGTACTACTACGACGACGGCCTGGAGGGGAGCGAGGAGGACGCGGTGGGCGCGGATCTGGAgcgccggatctgcctcctcgagCACGGCCAGGATGGGGATGTACTAGGTCAACCGTCcctggaggaagaggaagacgaggGCGCCCACCTGTATGCAGATGAGGCATTGCTGGAGCCGGCTGGGCAGGAAACAAGCGGATTTTCTGCCGACGAGGTGTTACATGAGGAGACTGTGGAGGAAAGGAGCCACCCCTGTGATGATGATGAGTTGCCAGAGTCTCCCATTGCTGGATATGGCGTCGAAGAAGGGGGAAGTGACGACGATGGTTCTGGCAGTGGCAGCGACAGGGTCTACATGATCGACAAGGTGCATCAGGGTGCGGCAGCTCCTACCGCCAGGGTCCTGGACAAGTACGAAGCTGAGGCGCTCGAGCCAGACATTAAGACGCTATACATGAGGCTGGAAGCGCTGGAGGCTGACCGGGAATCGATGCGCCAGGCTCTGCTGGGAATGCGCACTGAGAAGGCTCAACTTATGCTTCTTCGGGAGATTGCGCAACAGCTAGCCAAAGACGCCGCTCCAGTTGGCACCGGAGTTGGGTTTGTTCCAGCTGTCCGCCATTTGCCCAGAAAGCAAGCTGTGGGGGTCGCAGATACAACGgtcagggaagacaagaagacagCACCCGCCGGGACATTCTCCAAGCCCCTGTTGTTTAAG TGGGCCATCGCATTATTTTGCTCTCGGAAAAAGAAGCCATCACAAAGCAG GTATACATTTGGATTATCAAGTAACAATGTGGGTTTGCTCATACTCTTGGACAAGTGCCCCCGGATTCAGAAAACTCTCATGAGAAGAAAGTAA